A segment of the Anomalospiza imberbis isolate Cuckoo-Finch-1a 21T00152 chromosome 16, ASM3175350v1, whole genome shotgun sequence genome:
GCAAGGCATTGATGTGTATTTTAATCACTCTCTTTGGGCCACTCAGATAATTTACTCTTCATAATAAATTGGCAAGAAGCTGTGGTCTGCGTTtctcagggcagggctggggaggatcAGTGTTCTGTCCTTGTGTGTGAGCCCTTTGGGATGTCCCCTCGTGTTCCCAGGGGAGCAGCATTAAGGCCCTCAGGACATCTGCACTTTTGTCACCTGCCTGTGGGTTGGGAATAGGTGTCCAGAGATGATTTATAGGGCACTTGTTTCCCTGTCAGACTCCGGAGAGGTTCTGTGGGGGAGAGCTCCAGCTCAGAGTGGAGAAGTAACCACTTACAGAAATGGAGGGATaggagaaatgggaaagggTCTTGGGAGGCACTTTCACCTTGGAAAACAAAGATTGTAGGTTTATTGTGAAAATTACTGAAGTCAGGTTGAAATGGAGCATGCCAGAGGCACTGGCTGTATAAATGTATAGAGAACACATCATGAGGAGCAGACATTCAGGGAGGACTAATGGAGAAGGCATTACTGGTAATTAATGGCACTGTCCAAGCCCTTGTGACTCACAACTCAGGACAGATGATGCCTGTAATTGATATAAAGATGCAGACAGTTGCCTAAAACTTGCTGTGCTGTATTTTAAGTCATAAAGCAGAAGAGCTGGTGGACTTGTTTTGCATAAAGCATTTGCATTATGCAGGGATATTATTATTAACAGTACTAAGGGGTAACCCTTGAGGTCATAAAATTCATGGTTCAATGAGTGACTTTGACTGCAATTATGCATTAGAGATATTAATGAGAAGGCTGACAAATGAATTGGTGATGCATGTAGATCTAACCACAGCAAGGAGCCCTCCAAACCAGTGCTGCAAAAAGTTTGCCATTTATCTTCTTTATCCACTGATGCAGATGTAAATTAagttcttttattctttttaaaatgttgttgttgtttttgttgttagAAGCTTGTTTTTATTGCAATGGTTTAGTTTTTGCAGCACAGAGTTTATTATTCAGGTTTGTTTACTGGAATGCTGTCTGATCAGAGGGGTTGGACAAGCTGACCTCCAGAGGCTCTTTTCAGctgaaattattctgtgattccatgagcAGTATGCATCAGGACCCTCTGTTTAACACAACTTATGTGCCGAAGAATCTGTTCTGCCAACTGGAGCCCATGGAGCCACAGCAGGGGCAATATTAATAGCTTGCTTATTTAATGCAATCAATCAGTGCAAACTACAGATTGCCTGAGGCTGGAAAAAGTATTGTTGTCCTCACACTTCTGACCAGACACCTGCTCTGGGAGATGACACGGGGgaggcagcctgtgccaggctctgagGCCCTCAGGATACAGGCAGGAGGAATGCCCAGCGGCCAGCATGACCCTTGAATGAGTGTGATACTAATGACTCTACCCGGGCATGCCTGCAAAATAGCAAATGGAATGCCTGTAGttaagagagaaaaggaaagaaagtaaTTTGGTCGGGTACTGGGTCTTCGAGCTTGAGAATATGtgttcaaggaaaaaaaatagtttaatgAAGAGTAGACAGAATGCAACATGGATTTAAAGGCTAATTTTTCACTGTGTGTCTGAttgcctgccctgcctgtctCCATACAAGTAGAGTTGATAACATTTTGGAGAGAAGGCTTATTTATGCTAagggggcaggcaggaggggtTGGAATCAGTGTGAATTGTCCAAGAAGAACAATGGCTGAATCTCTTTAACTGTCACAGTAATGGGGCTGTGTAATTGCTTTTCTGTCTGAATACCAGGCAGCAAGACCTAGAGCCTAAAGACAGAGCAAGCTTGTAACAGGGCACATTCTGGCAAGCACAGGATGTTAAAAATCAACGCCAAAAAATTGCTTTCAGGCCTGTATATTTAAGACACTGCTGTCTTAGTTTGGTTGTGCTGACTCAgttctgtgctctgcagggagaaGGGCTCTTCCTGCAGGTGTGGGCGGCCAGCCCTCACCCTCCTGTTGTGTTAGGAGTGGGTGAATGCAGAAAAAATAGACTGGACACAGAAAAACTCTCTGGGATTGTGGGCAGACAGCTGTGCTTCTCTCCCCAGCAAAGCAGTAAGGAAAGCTGAGACTTGTGGAAGGATGAAAGGACTTGGTAATGCACATCAACAAGAGGAAAATGAGTAGAAAATCAATGGATTTTTTTACCTGTATAGAAATCGGGGAAGGTGCCTCAAGTACAAGGAAATGGTCACAAAAATAATGCAGTAATTGAAGACTGAGACAtcttcacagagcagagctgccttgAAGGTATAAAtgcagcagagggaaaggaggaattGAGGAGTCTGTAAAGGACAGGTGGAGTGGGTTTGTCCTGCTGCTTTCTTCCCCTGCCCCTGAGCACTTGGGCTGCTGTGGCTGGCAAGGTTCTGGGACAGACTGTAAGGCTCAGAAGGTGCAAATacctaataataataatattaacaataataataatgtataGAAGCTCTGACAAGAGTGACCAGCTCCAGCTGGATGCAAATGACCTGGAAATTCCTCTGGAATAGCTAAAAGCCAAGACTATCAGAGTAAAAGACCTGATGCACATCTCCAGAGTGGGTGGAGGTGATTCACAGTACAACTCACCCTGTAGAAGAAGACACTGAAACCTGAAGGGAACCCAGAACTGACACTACTTGACCAGCCCTGATGATGTAAggtgaataaaaataattcatggGCTTGTGCTAGATCTGAGGCATGAGGGGAATGAGACTAAAAGAGAAAATCTGAGCATATTGTCTGGTCTCATGAGTATGAGAAACCACAGAGCCTGTTCTCAGAGGAACAAATGTATTAAGATTTTacaggcagggagggcaggcaaTGCAACATATAAAGATTGATACTGCTAAATGTGGTTTTATCAGTTCAGTGTCCACTGGAGGTTATGGAAAGCTCCTAAGAGAGAGCTCAGAGAGACCTGTGGGTCTGGTCTGCCACAGAAAAATGAGTGTGGAGCAGTGCCTGTGTGCTCTGTGAGAGGAGGATCAGCCTAGTCCACTCATGCCATCCGAAGGGACAGGTTTTCCTGCAAGAAAGAGCCATGAAAGCAGAACAGGATGCAGGGGGTGTTTGTGTGAGAGTCAGACTCCCTTCCTCAGTGCACAGAGCCTTCCTCTGGATTTGTGATGGTCCACCCTGGGGGATTTGCTGTGAGGGGACACTCAGAACATCTTCAGTGACTCCAGTGACTCCCATCAtcctgcacagccctgtgcccacctgtgaGGAAGCTGCCTTTTCCCAGTCCCTTTGGGTGCTGTCACTGTCCCAGGGGCACACACTGTGCACATCCCTGATTTCCCTGGAGGTACCTGGAGGTGCCAGCTGCAGGTGCATCTTGGCTGCAGTGTGGCACAAGGAGGCTGCATGGGCAGTGCTGTGCCCGTGTCTGCACAGCAGCTTGGAAGTGAAATATATTGCTAACAACAGGGAGCTTAAACCAATGTCTTTGTGAGTGCAGCAGAGACCATCCCGCTGAAAGGGAGGTGGGAGCCCTGCCACTAAAGCCAGTGTCCCCACGGAGATGTGCCCAGCAGGTTCAGAGAGCGGCTGTGGCCCCTTCCCATTGCCCAGGGTGTCTGGAtctgtggtggcactgggaatgaTCTGCTTTCAGTGCTTttgtaattgtttttttctcctctctgttgTTTTTGGAATAAGCTTTAGAAGTGGATTATAGcccagcagaggggaagggGGGCTGAACTCTCAGGTTACCTCTTGCCCTCCTTGgggcctggcaggagcagcaggattCTCGTGTTCTAGGGTGTGGTGTGTTTGTCACACTGAGACCAGGGAAGTGACTCTTCCCAAGAAGTGTCACTGAGTCTGAGAGGCACTGGGTGAACCAGTGGGGCAGGGGAGtgtggctgccactgccactgaGCAACATAGCACAAGGACATCCCTCCAGCCCTCTACTGTCACCTTTACAGAGCAGGCTGCCAGGCCAGGCCTGTGGGCAGAACCTGGGGGACAAACCGTTCATCCATGGCACGTTGCTGGTTCCCAGACGGGGAGGAAGGAGCTCCGGGCCGTTTTCCTGTGTGTCCTCTGTGACCAGCAGCCTCCTTCCCTTGGGACAGGCTCCATGGCAGTGTTCCCCTTGAGGGACCCTTGCATGGGGCCACAACCTTTCAGCTGGGTTAACACATCTGAGCTGGTCTGTCAGCCCACTCACcagagactgggagagctggaggtCACAGACCTTCCCCTGCCTCACTGCTGGGTTGGTGATTTAGGAGCACGTGGCAGAGCTTTGTACCCTGACCCCCATGACCTGGTTGGGCTCACCACAGCTGTTCACCACTGTCCCCTGAAACCAAGGATTCAGTTGGGCAGGGGAAGGTTTGAAATTCCCAGGTCTCATTCCAGTGTGTGTTCAGGTTACAATGCTGATTGATTTGATGTTAAAAGCACTTtcagacaaataaataaaaaagaacagGCACAATTTTCTAACAAGTAATGTCATTTAATGAATGATACACTCTAGAAAATAGAAACTACCCAGATGCTGGTTGGTTGGTCTGTTTGGGGCTGGGAGAAGGCCCTTGCTTGGACGTACAACGCCTTCGTGGATTATTTTGTCAGCATTTGTAGTTGCTGGAAACAAGGAAACGTCCATAGATTGAAAGAGACACCAAAGGAGCAATTGTTTTCTAAAATGTGGGAAGAGTGCAGGATGCCGTCCCACTCTGTGTCACTGGGCAAGTGGCATGAGGGCTCAGAGCTCACCAACACCTTCACAGACAATCCATACCTAAAGGGGACCGACAGGACCTACCACAGTCCAGTCCTCTAAAGTCACCACAGACCCGGCACTTTGCACAACACCTGTGGGCTCTGCTGTTACTGCACTGCTTTCTGGGTGCCTGTCTGCATGTGTTGTGTCTCTTCCCTCAATGTCTGGCTGCTAATTCCAGGGAATATGCTTTTCAGAATGTCACAGTAGACCATGTACAGCTCTGGGTCTATTTTGGGCTTGGGCAGGGAGCGGGAGTTGCAGGCCTGGTCGGTGGCTGGGTGCTGTGGCCAGTAGACATCGCTGAAGAGGGCGGTGAGGATCTTGTGGGCAGCCTTGTAAGGGTCATCCTCAAACTGCACCATGGCCTTGAGCTCCGTCAGGGTGTAGCCGTTGTACCTCTTGCTGTCCTCGGCCAGGGGCTGCACCGTCTCACCTATGTGTCTCACCTTCCACTTCAGGCATTTCAGGTCTTCCTTCACATCCTCTAGCTCTTTCTCCATGGCTTGGAATTCCTGTGTGGTTACAAATCTCCTGCCAAGGAAAGAAGTGGCAGAGACAGGGTGGAGTTCAGAGGCTCGGAGGAGTGGGATGAGCCCAGCTTGCCTGGGGTCGGAGCAGACAGTGGAGGTTTGGGGGGGACATCCCGGCCATGTCGCTGAGCACcatcccctgctctgctctctcaggtccaggggacagcagagctTCTCTCTGCTGGTACAAGGGAAAGTTTGGAAGGAAAGGAGGCACCTTAAAACTGTGCCCTGCTGGTGGAGCTGAGGCTGATGACCTGGCCCAGGTCTGTCATGAGGTCTGGAGAGCTAAATGGGTATATGGAAATAGGGCATTTTGCTTCCTGGGTAACAGGGTTTAGTGGAAGCACAGGGTGGGTACTGGAAAACAAGCACTGGGAACATCTGAATCATAAAAgatatttaacttttttttatgGGGGGGCTCTTACTGATTCTATATCAGCATGGGCCATTTGAGGACTTAGACACCTGTGTGGTCTGGATACATACCTCTCATGATCAGGATCTTCCAGGTCTGATTCAAACCCCTTTCCTGTATTCTTTACTTCAGTTTTAGAATAGCCAGGAGCCTGGGGACTCTCTTCAGGAGTTGCTGTTGCTGGAGGCTTTGTGCTTGTCCTGGTTGGGGTCAGTGTGTGATCTGAAGCTGAAGCTCGTACGTTTTGTGCTGAGTGAGGACAGAAGGTGGAGAAGGAAGCTGCATTGATCCCTGGGCTGACTGGAGAGCAGTCAGAGTATTGCTGTGGCTTGGCTGAGCTGGGTGTTAGACTGAGCCTGAGGCTGGCTGGGCAAGATGCTGGAATAGTCCTTGCTCCGAGTGGGCTGGAACACGATATTGCTAAATTTGTATCTCTTTGCTCAAGTGGTTGAGGGTTTGGTGATTCCCCTGGGGCCAATCTAGTGATGGAGGTGATGTCCAGCAGGGTTTGATCCTGAACCATGGAGATCTGGCTGGTTGGTTCTGATGAAAGTGAAGAGCTGCTCGATGAGTCACTGGAAGAGCTTGACGTAGCGAATGGGGGTATTTTCTGAGCATTATGGTCACTCCTGTTCCTCTGCGGGCTAGTGACACTTAGAGCTGGGTGTTGTGAAGCCCTAAAGAAAGACAAACACACACTTTTTCCTCTGCACTGGGCTAAAGGCTTATAAGAAAATTTTAGGCctattttgggataattttaaGCCTGTTTCCCACAGCTGCATTTCCCCACAGGCTGATTTGCCTG
Coding sequences within it:
- the GSG1L gene encoding germ cell-specific gene 1-like protein isoform X1, whose translation is MKTNRRCRALLAVSLNLMALLFSTTAFITTHWCEGTQRVPKPSCGKEKKTNCLNYGGNETANETNQNVVHYSWETGDDRFLFRYFHTGIWYSCEENINAAGEKCRSFIDLAPASEKGVLWLSVVSEVLYIMLLVVGFSLMCLELFHSSSVIDGLKLNAFAAVFTVLSGLLGMVAHMMYTQVFQVTVSLGPEDWRPHSWDYGWSFCLAWGSFTCCMAASVTTLNSYTKTVIEFRHKRKIFEQGFREEQNFLDQEAIKYFRERASQHPALSVTSPQRNRSDHNAQKIPPFATSSSSSDSSSSSSLSSEPTSQISMVQDQTLLDITSITRLAPGESPNPQPLEQRDTNLAISCSSPLGARTIPASCPASLRLSLTPSSAKPQQYSDCSPVSPGINAASFSTFCPHSAQNVRASASDHTLTPTRTSTKPPATATPEESPQAPGYSKTEVKNTGKGFESDLEDPDHERRFVTTQEFQAMEKELEDVKEDLKCLKWKVRHIGETVQPLAEDSKRYNGYTLTELKAMVQFEDDPYKAAHKILTALFSDVYWPQHPATDQACNSRSLPKPKIDPELYMVYCDILKSIFPGISSQTLREETQHMQTGTQKAVQ
- the GSG1L gene encoding germ cell-specific gene 1-like protein isoform X2 produces the protein MKTNRRCRALLAVSLNLMALLFSTTAFITTHWCEGTQRVPKPSCGKEKKTNCLNYGGNETANETNQNVVHYSWETGDDRFLFRYFHTGIWYSCEENINAAGVLWLSVVSEVLYIMLLVVGFSLMCLELFHSSSVIDGLKLNAFAAVFTVLSGLLGMVAHMMYTQVFQVTVSLGPEDWRPHSWDYGWSFCLAWGSFTCCMAASVTTLNSYTKTVIEFRHKRKIFEQGFREEQNFLDQEAIKYFRERASQHPALSVTSPQRNRSDHNAQKIPPFATSSSSSDSSSSSSLSSEPTSQISMVQDQTLLDITSITRLAPGESPNPQPLEQRDTNLAISCSSPLGARTIPASCPASLRLSLTPSSAKPQQYSDCSPVSPGINAASFSTFCPHSAQNVRASASDHTLTPTRTSTKPPATATPEESPQAPGYSKTEVKNTGKGFESDLEDPDHERRFVTTQEFQAMEKELEDVKEDLKCLKWKVRHIGETVQPLAEDSKRYNGYTLTELKAMVQFEDDPYKAAHKILTALFSDVYWPQHPATDQACNSRSLPKPKIDPELYMVYCDILKSIFPGISSQTLREETQHMQTGTQKAVQ